A window of Novosphingobium terrae contains these coding sequences:
- a CDS encoding TolC family protein: MSCPLVGALLLCGAGPALAQGGLHALPAPQGDPLAIDPARDPVLALGEAAGAADPFRQALAEAVARNPALAEAQAAGEEARAARSEARTARLPTVTLGLSSYRTLSRSFDNDPNYAIERLRAPQRSDITVSLDQPLFDGGASNRRIGAAGDRLRAAAAGVDSAAEDIALRAIAAWYDIYAGRTLVQLDASYAGEIAMMREALAERIARGASASTDVARMDSVAATIATRLAGYRRQLANAEARFTQLTGAPPPGALDRAPLLGQAPADGTAAREAADDSPAVQGAQAQAAGSRLDARAAHADLLPRVSAGMDAGRYGVFENDQNYDVRARVSLNYRFSFGAGAHARQADARASAAHARADRVREEAARDAAIARSDLDALNEQIAALRVSYIAARRSRDVLAERFRVSRGDLFDVLASNTAMFDAAAAYIEALSQRDAAHYVLLSRTGRLLPALGLASAMERITR, from the coding sequence ATGTCATGCCCCCTTGTCGGGGCATTGCTGCTGTGCGGGGCGGGGCCTGCTCTGGCGCAGGGCGGGTTGCATGCTTTGCCCGCACCTCAAGGCGATCCGCTGGCCATCGATCCGGCGCGCGATCCTGTGCTGGCTCTGGGCGAGGCGGCGGGCGCCGCCGATCCTTTCCGTCAGGCGCTGGCCGAAGCGGTGGCCCGCAACCCGGCTTTGGCCGAAGCACAGGCCGCCGGAGAGGAAGCCCGTGCCGCCCGCAGCGAAGCGCGAACCGCCCGGCTGCCGACCGTGACCCTGGGCCTCTCAAGCTATCGCACTCTGTCGCGCAGCTTCGACAATGACCCCAATTACGCCATCGAGCGTCTGCGCGCGCCGCAGCGCAGCGACATCACCGTCTCGCTCGATCAGCCGCTGTTCGATGGCGGCGCCAGCAACCGCCGAATCGGCGCGGCGGGCGACCGCCTGCGCGCCGCAGCCGCCGGGGTGGACAGCGCGGCGGAGGATATTGCCTTGCGCGCCATCGCCGCCTGGTACGATATCTATGCCGGGCGCACGCTGGTGCAGCTTGATGCCAGCTATGCCGGAGAAATCGCCATGATGCGCGAGGCTTTGGCCGAGCGCATCGCGCGTGGTGCCTCCGCCTCCACCGATGTGGCGCGGATGGACAGTGTGGCCGCCACCATCGCCACGCGGCTGGCGGGCTATCGCCGCCAATTGGCCAATGCCGAGGCACGCTTCACACAATTGACCGGCGCCCCGCCGCCCGGTGCGCTGGATCGCGCGCCTCTGCTGGGTCAGGCGCCCGCTGATGGCACCGCCGCGCGTGAAGCCGCCGATGACAGCCCCGCTGTGCAAGGCGCTCAAGCACAGGCGGCGGGCAGCCGGTTGGATGCGCGCGCGGCCCATGCCGATCTGCTGCCCCGGGTCAGCGCAGGCATGGATGCGGGCCGCTATGGCGTGTTCGAGAACGATCAGAATTACGATGTGCGTGCGCGGGTCTCGCTCAACTACCGCTTTTCCTTCGGCGCCGGCGCGCATGCCCGTCAGGCCGATGCCCGCGCCAGCGCCGCCCATGCCCGCGCCGACCGCGTGCGCGAGGAAGCCGCGCGCGATGCCGCCATCGCCCGTTCGGACCTGGATGCCTTGAATGAGCAGATCGCCGCCTTGCGGGTCAGCTATATCGCCGCGCGCCGCTCACGCGATGTGCTGGCCGAGCGGTTTCGCGTGTCACGCGGGGACCTCTTCGATGTGCTGGCCTCCAACACCGCCATGTTCGATGCCGCCGCCGCCTATATCGAGGCGCTCTCGCAGCGCGATGCGGCCCATTATGTTTTGCTCTCCCGCACGGGCCGCCTGCTGCCCGCGCTGGGGCTTGCCTCCGCCATGGAACGGATCACACGATGA
- a CDS encoding type I secretion system permease/ATPase, whose amino-acid sequence MTREIEIAPAHPRFAPWLFQPMLENRAIYLKVALAAGMINLFGLGSSLFSMTVYDRVVPNNATASLIGLSIGLGIVVVFDFILRSLRSYFVDMAGMDIDRKLGGAAFARLLALRLDLRKGSAGSLAAMMRELETLRDFFASATMTALVDVPFIALTLVVIAAMGGWVVLVPLAMVPLVILSGLATYPALDRLSAKSMGEGLAKQSVLVETLGAIETVKTSGAGGLMGRRWLSAIDHHAQSSLRQRLVGAIGVNIATSAQTISYAGVIILGVSMIAAHQLTSGALIACSLLGGRAVAPLGQIAQLLSRLTATRTAYRQLDAMMAMPVEGGEGEPLRPARIEGAIEFRNVSFRYPGSAEKALSEVSFAIRPGEHVALLGRVGSGKSTIARMALGLYRPEEGMVRVDGTDLAQLDIAFLRSQIGAALQDSVLFTGTVRENIVLDQPIDDDELLRLARISGAHDFIGRMANGYDLRLGDRGESLSGGQRQSIALARALAGSPPMLIFDEPTSAMDVGGEGALIARLEQELKGRTLMLITHRPSLLKLVDRIILLEGGRVVADGPRDMVLAQIAKAAA is encoded by the coding sequence ATGACACGCGAGATCGAGATCGCGCCTGCCCACCCCCGCTTTGCCCCATGGCTTTTCCAGCCGATGCTGGAGAACAGGGCGATCTATCTGAAGGTCGCGCTGGCGGCGGGGATGATCAATCTGTTCGGACTTGGATCATCGCTGTTTTCGATGACAGTCTATGATCGTGTGGTGCCCAACAATGCCACCGCATCCCTGATCGGGCTGAGCATCGGATTGGGCATCGTGGTGGTGTTCGACTTTATCCTGCGGTCCTTACGCAGCTATTTCGTCGATATGGCGGGGATGGATATTGATCGCAAGCTGGGCGGGGCGGCGTTCGCGCGGCTGCTGGCGCTGCGCCTCGATCTGCGCAAGGGATCGGCCGGATCGCTGGCGGCGATGATGCGCGAGCTGGAGACGCTGCGCGATTTCTTCGCCTCGGCCACGATGACAGCTCTGGTCGATGTGCCTTTTATCGCGCTGACCTTGGTGGTGATCGCAGCGATGGGCGGCTGGGTGGTGCTGGTGCCGCTGGCGATGGTGCCTCTGGTGATCCTGTCCGGCCTGGCGACCTATCCGGCGCTGGATCGACTGTCCGCGAAATCCATGGGGGAAGGACTGGCCAAGCAGTCTGTGCTGGTGGAAACGCTGGGCGCCATCGAGACGGTCAAGACCAGCGGCGCGGGCGGTCTGATGGGGCGGCGCTGGCTTTCGGCGATCGACCATCATGCGCAATCCTCGCTGCGGCAGCGGCTGGTGGGGGCGATCGGCGTCAACATCGCCACCTCGGCGCAGACGATTTCCTATGCGGGCGTCATCATTCTGGGCGTGTCGATGATCGCGGCGCATCAGCTGACCTCGGGGGCGCTGATCGCCTGTTCGCTGCTGGGCGGCCGGGCGGTGGCACCGCTGGGCCAGATCGCGCAATTGCTCTCGCGCCTGACGGCGACGCGCACCGCCTATCGCCAGTTGGACGCCATGATGGCCATGCCTGTCGAGGGCGGCGAAGGCGAACCCCTGCGCCCGGCGCGGATCGAGGGGGCCATCGAGTTTCGTAATGTGTCATTCCGCTATCCCGGCTCTGCCGAAAAGGCGCTGAGCGAGGTCAGCTTCGCGATCCGTCCCGGTGAGCATGTGGCGCTGCTGGGCCGGGTTGGATCGGGCAAATCGACCATCGCGCGCATGGCGCTGGGGCTCTATCGCCCCGAGGAGGGCATGGTGCGCGTGGATGGAACCGATCTGGCGCAGCTGGACATCGCTTTCCTGCGCAGCCAGATCGGCGCTGCTCTGCAGGACAGCGTGCTGTTCACCGGAACGGTGCGTGAGAACATCGTGCTGGACCAACCCATCGATGATGATGAACTGCTGCGGCTGGCCCGTATTTCCGGCGCGCATGATTTCATCGGCCGCATGGCCAATGGTTATGATCTGCGGTTGGGCGACCGGGGTGAGAGCCTCTCGGGCGGTCAGCGCCAGTCGATCGCTCTGGCCCGCGCGCTTGCGGGGAGCCCGCCGATGCTGATCTTCGACGAACCCACCAGCGCCATGGATGTCGGCGGCGAAGGCGCGCTGATCGCCCGGCTGGAACAGGAATTGAAGGGCCGTACCCTGATGCTGATCACCCATCGTCCCTCGCTGCTCAAGCTGGTGGATCGGATCATCCTGCTCGAAGGCGGGCGGGTGGTGGCCGATGGCCCGCGCGACATGGTGCTGGCCCAGATCGCGAAGGCCGCGGCATGA
- a CDS encoding Dabb family protein gives MLHHAFFWLNNPASREDRDALIRGLETLRAIPLIRTLTIGVPALTEQRDVVESGFAVSELMVFDSLADQNAYQSHPLHQRFVEECSHLWSKVVVYDVEALP, from the coding sequence ATGCTGCATCATGCCTTCTTCTGGCTGAACAATCCCGCATCGCGCGAAGACCGTGATGCGCTGATCCGGGGGCTGGAAACGCTCCGGGCGATCCCGCTGATCCGCACGCTGACGATCGGCGTTCCCGCGCTGACCGAGCAAAGGGATGTTGTCGAGAGCGGCTTTGCCGTGTCCGAACTGATGGTGTTTGACAGCCTCGCCGATCAGAACGCCTATCAAAGCCACCCCCTCCATCAGCGCTTTGTCGAGGAGTGTTCGCATCTCTGGTCCAAAGTGGTGGTCTATGATGTCGAGGCCTTACCTTAA
- a CDS encoding YidH family protein, with product MASETEQAAAQAATKAHVKLAQSAGKLEHSAEQQTDSADRRTQLAADRTVLAAERTYAAWVRTGLAALASGIGARALLDKIVAGWLIGATGSVLILMSAFCFMAAVWRQMHPVAPPRPDTRRLPPALLVVVNGFLVLVSLAALVGIWTG from the coding sequence ATGGCAAGCGAAACCGAACAGGCCGCCGCGCAGGCAGCAACCAAGGCGCACGTCAAGCTGGCGCAAAGCGCGGGCAAGCTGGAGCACAGCGCCGAGCAGCAGACCGACAGTGCCGACCGCCGCACCCAGCTCGCCGCCGATCGCACCGTGCTGGCCGCCGAGCGGACCTATGCCGCCTGGGTGCGCACCGGCCTGGCGGCGCTGGCCTCGGGGATCGGGGCGCGGGCGCTGCTCGACAAGATCGTGGCGGGCTGGCTGATTGGCGCCACCGGCAGCGTGCTGATCCTGATGAGTGCCTTCTGCTTTATGGCCGCGGTGTGGCGGCAGATGCACCCTGTGGCCCCGCCGCGCCCCGATACGCGGCGCCTGCCGCCAGCGCTGCTGGTGGTGGTCAACGGCTTTCTGGTGCTGGTCAGCCTTGCCGCGCTGGTGGGGATCTGGACGGGGTGA
- a CDS encoding DUF2264 domain-containing protein codes for MERRDFIVSALGAGALATTVAAQPARAAKPAGPSDGMGDRGYMLALLEKMAVPVLGPMSQGRLHAQFKPELSPTWDGRSPQVAYLECFGRLIAGLAPWLALNGDAGPEASLRQHLRDQALASYAYSVDPSSPDYLKWQGEGQALVDSAYFSNALMRAPKVLWEPLDAKTRAGIVRELKGLRSVSPPYSNWLLFAAMNEAFLLSIGEAWDPIRLGLAIRKIDEWYVGDGWYSDGPHFHFDYYGAYVIHPMLVEILEVLVASGEKLNGMDARALLDRAWVRMERYATSLERMISPDGTYPPVGRSLTYRTAVFQPLGLLALRKRLPALLPEGKARSALLAAQRRIFSNPGNFNAEGYLTLGFCGHQPMLADVYSNSGSMYLASLSLLPLGLGASDSFWTSPAQPWTQKLAYAGQPFAKDHYMEE; via the coding sequence ATGGAACGACGCGATTTTATCGTCTCGGCGCTGGGCGCAGGCGCGCTGGCGACCACCGTTGCCGCCCAGCCTGCCCGGGCCGCCAAACCCGCAGGCCCATCCGATGGCATGGGGGACCGGGGCTATATGCTGGCGCTGCTGGAAAAGATGGCCGTGCCGGTGCTGGGGCCGATGTCTCAGGGGCGGCTTCATGCGCAGTTCAAGCCTGAACTCAGCCCGACATGGGATGGGCGCAGCCCGCAGGTGGCCTATCTCGAATGCTTTGGCCGCCTGATCGCCGGGCTGGCGCCTTGGCTGGCCCTGAACGGCGATGCCGGGCCCGAGGCCAGCCTGCGCCAGCACCTGCGTGATCAGGCGCTGGCCAGCTATGCCTATTCCGTCGATCCCTCCAGCCCGGATTATCTGAAATGGCAGGGTGAGGGGCAGGCGCTGGTTGATTCCGCCTATTTCTCCAACGCCCTGATGCGCGCGCCCAAGGTGCTGTGGGAGCCGCTCGACGCCAAGACCAGGGCGGGGATCGTGCGCGAGTTGAAGGGGCTGCGCTCGGTGTCGCCGCCCTACAGCAACTGGCTGCTCTTCGCCGCGATGAATGAGGCCTTCCTGCTGTCCATCGGCGAGGCTTGGGACCCGATCCGCCTCGGTCTGGCCATTCGCAAGATCGATGAATGGTATGTCGGCGATGGGTGGTACTCGGATGGGCCGCATTTCCATTTCGACTATTACGGCGCCTATGTGATCCATCCCATGCTGGTGGAAATTCTGGAGGTGCTGGTCGCCAGCGGGGAGAAGCTGAACGGCATGGATGCCAGGGCGCTGCTGGATCGCGCCTGGGTTCGGATGGAGCGCTACGCCACCAGTCTGGAGCGCATGATCAGCCCGGATGGCACCTATCCGCCGGTGGGCCGATCGCTGACCTATCGCACGGCCGTGTTCCAGCCGCTGGGGCTGCTGGCTCTGCGCAAACGCCTGCCCGCGCTGCTGCCCGAGGGCAAGGCGCGTTCGGCCCTGCTGGCTGCGCAGCGCAGGATCTTCAGCAATCCGGGCAATTTCAATGCAGAAGGCTATCTGACGCTGGGCTTCTGCGGCCATCAGCCGATGCTGGCGGATGTCTATTCCAACTCCGGCAGCATGTATCTGGCCTCGCTCAGCCTGCTGCCGCTGGGGCTTGGTGCTTCGGATTCCTTCTGGACATCACCGGCGCAGCCCTGGACCCAGAAACTGGCCTATGCGGGCCAGCCCTTCGCCAAGGATCACTATATGGAAGAGTGA
- a CDS encoding DUF4861 family protein, with protein sequence MKTTIVFAGLLTAAVSAAAFAQGEPGNPMPAISKQPLSPPADKAARASVQLAPYRYDDLLWENDRTAHRIYGHALEAAEPPSGSGIDSWGKNVPWMFAERQLKTGDQHGYHGEGMDFYNVGTGRGAGGLGIWYDNKLWVSRNYRSYRIFRNGPDVADFEVSYAPWPVDVGRKVWETRRFTLPLGTQFTRLVSTLSSDKPGELIVGIGVGKRTTIADKDGEVTIDRAHGLISWWGPDTSDHGRMGIAIRVDPAMVVESKGDADNHLLLLRVMPGKPFVYYSGSAWSKGEGGIRSRADWDRYVAGEKLDFAMPAAPAR encoded by the coding sequence ATGAAAACAACGATCGTTTTTGCCGGTCTGCTGACCGCTGCCGTGTCAGCCGCCGCCTTCGCGCAGGGCGAGCCGGGCAACCCCATGCCCGCCATCAGCAAGCAGCCGCTGTCGCCCCCGGCAGACAAGGCGGCCCGCGCCTCGGTCCAACTGGCGCCCTATCGTTATGACGATCTGCTCTGGGAAAACGACCGCACCGCCCATCGCATCTATGGCCACGCGCTGGAGGCTGCCGAGCCGCCCTCGGGGTCTGGCATCGATTCCTGGGGCAAGAATGTGCCCTGGATGTTCGCCGAGCGTCAGCTGAAAACCGGCGACCAGCATGGCTATCATGGCGAGGGCATGGATTTCTACAATGTCGGCACCGGGCGCGGTGCGGGCGGGCTGGGCATCTGGTACGACAACAAGCTGTGGGTTTCGCGCAATTACCGCAGCTATCGTATCTTCAGGAACGGGCCTGATGTGGCCGATTTCGAGGTCAGCTATGCCCCCTGGCCGGTCGATGTGGGCCGCAAGGTTTGGGAAACGCGCCGCTTCACCCTGCCGCTGGGCACGCAGTTCACGCGACTGGTCTCGACTCTGTCCTCGGACAAGCCGGGAGAGCTGATCGTGGGCATTGGCGTGGGCAAGCGCACCACCATTGCCGACAAGGATGGCGAGGTGACCATCGACCGCGCTCATGGCCTGATCAGCTGGTGGGGGCCAGACACCAGCGACCATGGCCGCATGGGCATCGCCATCCGTGTCGATCCGGCGATGGTGGTGGAGAGCAAGGGCGATGCCGACAATCATCTGCTGCTGCTGCGCGTGATGCCGGGCAAGCCTTTCGTCTATTACTCGGGCTCGGCCTGGAGCAAGGGCGAGGGGGGCATCCGGTCGCGTGCTGACTGGGATCGCTATGTCGCGGGTGAAAAGCTTGATTTCGCCATGCCTGCCGCCCCTGCGCGTTAA
- a CDS encoding HlyD family type I secretion periplasmic adaptor subunit, whose protein sequence is MMHLEDRAARIRPNTASNLLLWCIAGFFALAILWACFTQLDRTVHGQGRVIPTARLQTVSNLEGGIIAAILVKPGTDVAAGTPLIQLDRTASAAELGSGEATVDALKARTARLAAEVGGGTPHFAPGAQGEAVMREQAAYAARQAELAGTMATAEARVAQAQRAIAEADATHTAKLAQRDTAKEQAEVLRPLVEKGIEPRLSLVQARNAALAAQSEADGAAATAQRARAALAEARASMGQQRQEWRAHAATDLAAAQGELSARQNALPALADKAQRTVVRAPMAGRINRLLFTTLGGSVRAGEPLLELVPSDNALTVEASVKPEDIAFVRKGQRALVKITAYDYSVYGGLEGNVSDISPDATVEERTGEAHYTVRVSVQAGALRGPDGAPLPIGPGMVADVNLIGDKRSIMRYLLTPFTRLSGEAFRER, encoded by the coding sequence ATGATGCATCTGGAAGACCGCGCCGCGCGCATCCGCCCCAATACCGCTTCGAACCTGCTGCTCTGGTGCATCGCGGGCTTTTTCGCGCTGGCCATTCTCTGGGCCTGCTTCACCCAATTGGATCGTACCGTACATGGTCAGGGGCGCGTGATCCCCACCGCCCGGTTGCAGACCGTTTCCAATCTGGAAGGCGGCATCATTGCCGCCATTCTGGTGAAACCGGGCACGGATGTGGCGGCCGGGACGCCGCTGATCCAGCTCGACCGCACCGCCAGCGCCGCCGAACTAGGCAGTGGCGAGGCGACGGTGGATGCACTCAAGGCGCGCACCGCGCGTCTGGCCGCTGAAGTGGGTGGTGGCACGCCGCATTTCGCGCCCGGCGCGCAAGGCGAAGCGGTTATGCGCGAACAGGCCGCCTATGCCGCACGTCAGGCCGAGTTGGCCGGGACCATGGCCACGGCGGAGGCGCGCGTCGCTCAGGCGCAGCGCGCCATTGCCGAGGCCGATGCCACCCATACCGCCAAGCTGGCCCAGCGCGACACGGCGAAGGAACAGGCCGAGGTGCTACGTCCGCTGGTTGAAAAGGGCATCGAACCGCGCCTGTCTCTGGTGCAGGCACGCAATGCCGCGCTGGCCGCGCAGAGCGAGGCCGATGGCGCCGCCGCCACCGCCCAGCGCGCCCGTGCCGCTCTGGCCGAGGCGCGCGCCAGCATGGGGCAGCAGCGGCAGGAATGGCGGGCGCATGCGGCAACCGATCTGGCTGCTGCTCAAGGCGAATTGTCCGCGCGGCAGAACGCCTTGCCCGCCCTGGCCGACAAGGCGCAACGCACCGTGGTGCGCGCGCCCATGGCGGGGCGGATCAACCGCCTGCTTTTCACCACTTTGGGCGGATCGGTGCGGGCGGGCGAACCCTTGCTCGAACTGGTGCCCTCCGACAATGCGCTCACTGTGGAGGCATCGGTCAAGCCGGAGGATATCGCCTTTGTGCGCAAGGGGCAGCGCGCTCTGGTGAAGATCACCGCCTATGATTATTCGGTCTATGGCGGGCTGGAAGGCAACGTCAGCGATATCTCGCCCGACGCCACCGTGGAAGAGCGCACCGGCGAGGCGCATTACACCGTGCGGGTCAGCGTGCAGGCCGGAGCGCTGCGCGGGCCTGATGGCGCGCCTTTGCCGATCGGGCCGGGGATGGTGGCCGATGTGAACCTGATCGGTGATAAGCGCTCGATCATGCGTTACCTGCTTACGCCCTTCACCCGCCTGTCCGGAGAGGCGTTTCGTGAACGCTGA
- a CDS encoding cupin domain-containing protein, translated as MAAAQPVQASAEHGAALTSASELNSAIATMKARLKPDTDLLWQPVLMADGTTAALEYWHRPRPPAVHVAEAEYVTVMQGSGWMLSGGTMTQSRETHPGLLEGAEIQGGTKRELKAGDVFLVPAGMPHYFGIYGDGLVLLGIKIPHSARKD; from the coding sequence ATGGCCGCTGCTCAGCCGGTGCAGGCCAGCGCAGAGCATGGCGCCGCGCTGACCTCGGCCAGTGAACTCAACAGCGCGATTGCCACGATGAAAGCCCGGCTCAAGCCGGACACCGATCTGCTCTGGCAGCCGGTGCTGATGGCCGATGGCACGACTGCGGCGCTGGAATATTGGCATCGCCCGCGCCCGCCTGCCGTCCATGTGGCGGAAGCCGAATATGTGACGGTGATGCAGGGCAGTGGATGGATGCTGTCAGGCGGCACCATGACGCAGAGCCGTGAAACCCATCCCGGCTTGCTGGAAGGCGCCGAGATTCAGGGTGGCACCAAAAGAGAGCTGAAAGCCGGCGATGTGTTTCTGGTGCCTGCCGGTATGCCGCATTATTTCGGGATCTATGGCGATGGTCTGGTCCTGCTCGGCATCAAAATCCCGCATTCCGCCAGGAAGGACTGA